In Aegilops tauschii subsp. strangulata cultivar AL8/78 chromosome 3, Aet v6.0, whole genome shotgun sequence, one genomic interval encodes:
- the LOC109776395 gene encoding uncharacterized protein — protein sequence MARASSVSMGVVAAAAVLVFLCATAVPAAAQGKKGLPKNSHVIHPGGFGRRDQVLSCDDTKDGNSPCVAHCDKRCPNECVVMCPGCKTYCMCDFYPGVSCGDPRFTGADGNNFYFHGKKDQSFCVVSDADLQINAHFIGKRNPAMSRDFTWIQALGIRFADHRLYMGAQKTVKWDSNIDRLELAFDDMPIEIPTAIDAQWQSTTVPALTITRSAATNGIRVQLKGVFDILANVVPITEKDSRIHNYGVTEDDSLAHFDIGFKFHSLTDDVHGVLGQTYRTDYVNKLSVSTNMPIMGGTSTYVTSDIFSTDCKVARFGRSSGISMVTGMAT from the exons ATGGCGAGGGCATCGTCCGTGTCCATGGGTGTGGTCGCCGCCGCGGCGGTGCTGGTGTTCCTGTGCGCGACCGCCGTGCCGGCCGCCGCCCAGGGCAAGAAGGGGCTGCCGAAGAACTCCCACGTGATCCACCCGGGGGGGTTCGGGAGGAGGGACCAGGTGCTCTCCTGCGACGACACAAAGGACGGCAACAGCCCCTGCGTCGCCCACTGCGACAAGCGCTGCCCCAACGAGTGCGTCGTCATGTGCCCAGGCTGCAAAACCTACTGCA TGTGCGACTTCTACCCGGGAGTATCCTGCGGGGACCCGCGCTTCACGGGCGCTGATGGCAACAACTTCTACTTCCACGGCAAAAAGGACCAGAGCTTTTGTGTGGTCTCCGACGCCGATCTCCAGATCAACGCCCACTTCATCGGGAAGCGCAACCCCGCCATGAGCCGCGACTTCACCTGGATCCAGGCCCTCGGCATCCGCTTCGCTGACCATCGCCTCTACATGGGCGCCCAGAAGACCGTCAAGTGGGACAGCAACATCGACCGCCTCGAGCTGGCCTTCGACGACATGCCCATCGAAATCCCCACCGCAATCGACGCCCAGTGGCAGTCCACCACCGTGCCCGCATTGACCATCACAAGGAGTGCCGCAACTAACGGCATCAGGGTCCAACTCAAGGGAGTGTTCGACATCTTGGCCAATGTGGTGCCCATCACAGAGAAGGACTCCCGCATCCACAACTACGGCGTAACCGAGGATGACAGCCTCGCGCACTTCGACATCGGCTTCAAGTTCCACAGCCTCACCGACGATGTCCACGGTGTGCTTGGCCAAACCTACCGCACCGACTATGTCAACAAGCTCAGTGTCAGCACCAACATGCCAATTATGGGCGGCACCTCTACCTACGTCACCTCCGACATCTTTTCCACCGACTGCAAGGTCGCCCGGTTTGGCCGTTCTTCTGGTATCTCCATGGTCACTGGCATGGCCACTTAA
- the LOC109786178 gene encoding uncharacterized protein: MARQLAAVLAALLALCAFIAVADAQAKAPVGPALPKNSHMIHPGRFGKRDQVLSCDDTKDGKNPCVATCDKRCPNECIVMCPGCKTYCLCDFYPGMSCGDPRFTGADGNNFYFHGKKDQDFCVVSDADLHINAHFIGKRNPTMSRDFTWIQALGIRFADHQLYMGAQKTIEWNNDIDRLEMALDGAPIEIPANLGATWESDIVPGLTVTRTAVTNGVRVQLQGVFDIMAKVVPISEEDSRIHNYGVTKDDSLAHLDIGFKFNNLTEDVHGVLGQTYRSDYVNKLSVSANMPVMGGATRYVSSGIFATDCEVARFGHHVGISMVTAQAN, from the exons ATGGCCCGGCAACTCGCGGCAGTGCTTGCTGCCTTGCTAGCCCTGTGCGCCTTCATCGCCGTCGCCGATGCTCAGGCGAAGGCGCCAGTGGGCCCTGCGCTGCCTAAGAACTCCCACATGATCCACCCGGGCCGGTTCGGTAAGAGGGACCAGGTGCTCTCCTGCGATGACACCAAGGACGGGAAGAACCCCTGCGTCGCCACCTGCGACAAGCGCTGCCCCAACGAGTGCATCGTTATGTGCCCAGGCTGCAAGACCTACTGCT TGTGCGACTTCTACCCCGGCATGTCGTGCGGGGACCCACGCTTCACTGGTGCCGACGGCAACAACTTCTACTTCCATGGCAAGAAGGATCAGGACTTCTGTGTCGTCTCCGATGCCGACCTCCACATCAACGCTCATTTCATCGGCAAGCGCAACCCCACCATGAGCCGTGACTTCACCTGGATCCAGGCTCTAGGCATCCGCTTCGCCGACCATCAGCTGTATATGGGTGCCCAGAAGACCATTGAGTGGAACAACGACATTGACCGCCTAGAGATGGCCTTAGACGGAGCACCCATTGAAATCCCTGCGAACCTTGGTGCCACATGGGAGTCTGACATCGTTCCAGGGTTGACCGTCACTAGGACTGCTGTCACCAATGGTGTGAGGGTGCAGCTCCAGGGCGTGTTCGATATCATGGCTAAAGTTGTGCCCATCAGTGAGGAGGACTCCCGCATCCATAATTATGGTGTGACCAAGGATGACAGCCTTGCACATTTGGACATCGGGTTCAAGTTCAACAACCTTACTGAGGATGTCCACGGCGTGCTAGGGCAGACCTATCGCTCCGATTATGTCAACAAGCTTAGCGTGAGTGCTAACATGCCGGTTATGGGTGGTGCTACTAGGTATGTCTCCTCTGGCATCTTTGCCACAGACTGCGAAGTGGCAAGGTTTGGCCACCATGTTGGCATCTCCATGGTTACTGCTCAGGCTAACTAA